tatatttatataatctcAAATTGTGTTACTGGCAACAAATAATCTCAACAATGTTAATGGCatcaaaaacattgtttaaacaaaattagaagtACAGACAGGACTACCAAACGCAATCATTTCGAtgcatcctgtttttttttttttttttttttttttttaatacagtaaacgCAATGACTGTCAATGTAGATATTATAAGTAACGTGTTTTGAGTCGCGGGTTGCGCAGGAATGTACAACGTTGAGGCAACCGCAACAGACACCATGgaagacggagagagagagagagagcgaggatgacctattttaataatgtaagtacacacaaatgtattattttaatgtttaatgtgtaATTTAATGTTATATGCAGCAAAACTAGAACTACTGTTTTggaaggcagtgccgcttttctcgtgagacttggcaacaatGTCTCCTATATGATGCAGAATATTTAGAAATGCATCTTGACAATGGCCCAGTAATTCTCCACGTTGTTGGTGTGGACTCCCGTGTCCGGGGCTGACGGTTTTATGAATATAACAGGTGTTCTGACAAAGCTATCTACACAAAGTACGCATGCCCACACAAAATTTGCATGCGCCGTGATATTTTTTGGACTTTACTTCCTCCCTCTTCGATACACGCCCATAAATCCGAGCTAACATTTTAGGTCAATTGTAATATATTAGCTTATAGCTTTGTACAGGTATCAAATACGGTCAATATTGCTATTAACTATAGATAGGAAAGCATGTATGGGCTATCCAAAACTGGTGTAGCATGGAAACGTGCACCCCATCAGAtggtacaccccctctgatccacggTCTTTAACTCGCAGACGCATCGCAAAGCATCACCTGATTTATAGtattaaaaatcctttaaaaaaaacatattttttttttccaaaaaatgtgtaGACACTATAGACTACAAGCTTCTCGGTTATAGTTTACTGCCTTTGAATGAACTTCTGCTATACTGTTTCAATCAGGGTAGCTCAGATTGTCAGCACACCGGGATTACCAAATAGGGCTGCAATGCGTTGGTATGCTTACCACAAATGACTGTGCACAGTCCCCGGTCTCACTACTTTGGTGATGATCGGTAGGTGTGTTAAAGCATCTCGCTGCTCAACAAAGGTGAGGTACCCCAGCTGGATATCTGGTTGGTAAATGCCAAATACCCACCTATCGGGCTTTCCCAGGTTGCGACCACATCTATACATCGCCCAGACCATAAATTATACACTCATCAATCTGATTCACACAACCCGGGCCACCGAGCAGCATGGGGTCCTGCATCAGTTTCCATGAGCAGTGATGGTGACAGGTGACTTACAAGCCCAGAAATAAATCAGAAACAATATTTTCAGAAGGTTAAGCGAGTGGTTTGAATGTAGCTTTCAGACAAAACTGTTTTTTAGCACGACGGTCACGATTCGGACATCGGCAGATATATCCCACACATTGTGTGTAGCTGTTCTTTATCATACTCATACCCTTATGACATTTCTCACACTGGAAAAGTTTACTCAGAGTATattaaactttttaaataaataaatgtccataAGCGGGTCTGCAGCAATATCACTTATGGTAATGATGTTGTATACGGAGATATCCGATataactgcagttttttttttgaagcAGTAACTCTGACACAGGCAGACCGTTCCATTAACCGACACAGAAGAACGTTGCACTGGCCCCCTGTTCTCCACCAGCTGAGTTGCTTGGCCCCCGATTCTCCACCTttctgcactgctataatcagacgttctcccatcttgcctgtgatatttgacACGCaggtctgaatacaaaaatagcagcgAAACGATAGTGTGAAGATCCCTTTACCCTTGTGAATGCTGTGCCAAAAGGCAAAAGTATTTGTACTGGCATGTGTTGCTCTATATTTCTGCGCATGCGCCACAGAACGGGCCAGTGCTCCGAACACAGCCTTTTTCATAATAAATACGTACTATCATAATTTGCTATTGCTGCCGTTTTCTTCAATAAACCTTGCGCAAATGttaaatctacttcaaaagtttgatcCATTTTTAACAAAGCGAaaatttgcacaaaaaaaaaacagcattttttttcaagGCTCCATTGACAATCCATGGAAAATCTCCCGAACTCTCTCTATATACCAGAATCCTTTGCGCGCAGCGTcgcggaagtctccattgaaccTCGAGGGAGGTCGAGTATCTTTTAATATCTTTGCCAGGGGTATAGAAGGATTGATTGGTTGATATTGCTTCAAAAATATCGGATGTGACGAACTTTTATATTCTCCAATCCCGGCTGAGCAGAAGCAATATTGTTTGTTCAACCCAGTGCAGTAGCGAGAAGGTATGATACTGAAAGTATGTTGCtttaatattgtaaaaaatatactgtaaatgttcAAATGTAACAGAGAATAGCTTTATTTATATGATATGCGGCGATCCTATAAAGAGGTCGTTCCTGCATTTCAGTTTGATGCCGGATCAGTAGTCTACGTACACTGTTCATAGATGTGACTCACGATTTGAAATATGTTATCAAGCatgaacaaaatacaattttaaaatgtgtactgtaGCTTATTTGACCGTTAACAGCGGTCATGATTGTGCTACATGATTTTATGTGTTTAGTGAAGTAATGTTTAGAAAATATAAACTCGTGCCTTTTCTTAACTAGGCGATTATCATTTTACCAACCTGAATATTGTAGTTTATCACAACATAAATATAAGAAAAACATAATTCTTAAGTGCTGGCAAAGCTCTCTGCAAAAGCATGTACTTGTTGTGTAGGGCGATGGGGACTTTGTTGGCTTAGATGTgaggtaaagtttttttttgtacttttccatttttttttaaaaatttattttttgcaggACCGAGTTCGTTTGAACACAATTCAGTTAGCAAGTGCACTGGGTTCGTTGATATAACAAGGGATGGCCAAACTTTCTGACCCTGCGAGCCGCATACCAACATTTTCATATGGCCGAGAGCCGCAATTTTCTTGCACTTTACTGTGCAGTAGTTAtttcttgatggcagcaaaatacacaagaacaagggatatAACATTACAGAGCCTTACACAATATGcgtattttttattgtacagtagaTCCACAGTTTATTGAACTTAacactggtgtttttccattacaGTCGGCGCCCGCCTAATCGGGTTACCGATAATCGAGATTTCTGCTTAAATGAGGCATAACTTACTCATGCTATTTATGTATTTTGGGACGTCAATTCGTTTAATTGGGATGGGATACAGTACTTTCAAATGATGAATGTAGATCGCttatcagagcaagacaggttcgcgtAGCACACATTGCAGTATGTGTtaacgctgtgacttgcgtaaaccacgttgaactcttgaagcttagggagtctcctgtggtttctcactAAGCTGCTGTGGCAAAGAAATTCTCGCCTTGTGATAACATGTGATTTCCTTacttttcatttaatttacaaataaaaagcagGGAAATAATTGACTcgtatttaaaatactgtattttaacatttattcataATGCAATTtcattgtttcttttcatttagacaTTTAAAGTAAAAATCTCTTGCACGTGATGTAAATTATGAATATAATgtctcttttccactgtacaacggAGCCTCGCCGGGGCCGTACTGAGCACTCAAGTACGGCGTCCATTTAGGACATCCTCAGCCATCACCCTTACTGGACTCAAGTATCAGGCACCCCCCACTCAAGTCTCACGCATCAATAACAATATCCTCAATCACGCCTcttcgagtcaatcgtcagaccttaCCCCCTCCTCGAGTTAATCGTCAGATATCAGACCTCACCCGTCCTTGAGTCataaacagcttttaaaataaagcaataaataaaacGGAAAGTATGCATGTTACTTGGAAAAATGTGAGTTTTCCATCGTCTGATTTTGAACATTGCACAACACAAGCAACCTATAAAAAGTAATTCAAAAAATGTGAAAACATATACGTAGCTTCTTTAACGTATTTTCAAACTATTGCATGACACATTTAACTGTACTAACTCACGGTGTCCTATTAACATACGTTTGTGTAATGTTTTTTGGTTCTAGTACTCACCGGTCTTTCTAGCAAGTAAAACTGTAGCTGCTGTTAAACTTCTGTTCCGGTGACGTCCAGCCTGTGTTGCCTACACCACAAAGCAGAAAGTCGCTAGATGTCGCTATTTAGACATTCTAAGTCGCTAGACAATTTACCACTCCTCTCTGAATCGCTTAACCATTAAGAGTAAACACCAATATAAATAATATTCAATGTATTAATGATGGTTGATCATTTTTAAACGTTTTATATTTGTCTGGATTATCTACCTATACAGAGTCAGTTTAATGTAAttaacattaactttattgtaacatTATGCATCACTTATGGATTtagtacattgtttgtttaaaaattgaTGTAGTTTGCTTCTGTAAACAAAGGGGCAGCTGTAGTTATTTACATTATGATTAGCAGGTCACTGGTGATATCTTTGGTTCACAGCTGCAACCAGTCTCCGCAGTAACTTTTCAAAGATGTGCTGGTCTGTGCATATTTCTGCAGGTGGAGTTGAGTGATGTCAAGATTCTGTCTAGAACTGCAGAAACTTACGCTACAAGAACGCCACCACTGTACTACTTCAGGTTCATTTGCCAACTGTACCTAAAGAGGTTTGTTTCCCAAGTTGACtatgttgttcacacttcacaccaaacgtaccaAACCGCACCGAGtgcagaccaaaccctctaaacggacccagtgtgaacacggCCTAAGCCAAGGTTTCAGATCAGCTTTCAGGTTTAGTCTGTCAAAAAAGTTGCGTGACATGTTCTGAATTCTATTTTCTTCTAATTACACATTTTGCCCTTTTTATGTTGCAGGTCTTTCCAAAAGTTGTGAAAAAACAGAGCAAATTTACGTATGAAGGTTGTTCTAACgtgactttttcattttttttttttacttttaataaccTGTATAGTTTATGCTTAAAGTAAAGAGTGAGAATACAACCAGGCAGGAGCAATGAACTCTTTGCTTGAAGAATCTGATGGAAATGCTTCCTGCTCATTTTTGATGTCTGGGGGAGGCAGCCCTGACTCCCTGAACACGGGCTATTTATTCGATTCCTCCGGTAACAGCAGTTTTGATGATGCAGATTATGTTATTCCTGAAACGCCAAGGTAAGCAAATGAAAAGTAGTGTGAGCACAACAAATCCTATGTGTGGTGGTATCGCATTGATAATCACTAAAGTTATTTTTGCATGGATGTTACAGTACTTTCTTGTAAGCTCCATTGTTTACATTTTCAGCCCAGTTTTCTCAAAAATAAGTAAGAGGCACAAGGAATTAAAGCCATCCTGCAATAGAAATATCATCAGTGAAGGAAAACGCAAGAATGTAagtacaattattaattaaaaggtGTGGGCCAAGGTTGTGGGTATTGGAGGGCTGAGAAGCAAGGGCTTTATATTCTGTAAATAGCAGCATAGACCAGGGTGACAGTCTTGAAGGGCAATCTTAGTAcaagttttcatttttattgttgaATGTAATCTGTTCTGAACAGAATAGATGTGGCTGTGAAACTGTATGGGTATTGTCTTGAatgtatgcttttttaaaatcaggGATTGAGTAAAGCAATTGATATAAAGGAAGATGAAAGTGCACTGCCCAAGACTCCCTCCCACCAGAAACCGAAACGACAGAGGCTGTGTCCAGTTGATGCATTGCAGTTGTCCAGCAGCAAGGACAGTAAAGAGGCAAGCTGCAGGAGGGGGTCCTGTGGAAAAGCTGCACTGTACAATGGATTCATGCCTGCTTCCCGCTTGTTAGACACAGGACAGTCTACCTCTAACCATCACTGGCCAAACATGTTCCCTGGCGCGCTTGGCATGCCGTTTTCCTCTGAAACGTTCCCGGTGGCAGGAGAGAAAATATCTGCTGCTTCATTACTTTTGAAGGAAGGTTCGGGCCAGCCCAGGTGCACCAGGAGGAAAGGGGAATCTGATGTAAAGAGTCACCAAAGAGGAAGCAAGGGGAAGTCGCGTTCTAAATCCAGATCAAAGACTGTTCCAGCTTCCCCTACGGCTCAGCAGGGCTTGAGTTCTCCAACTTTAGATCCTGCAGCAGATCCGTTTAATGGTGGTTCTAACAGTAGCGCTCCTACTTCAGCCCCCTGCTCTGTATTGGAAATAGCAAATTCTGAATGGATTGATATGTTGGAAAGGCCAGCCAATCTGTCACAGGGTAAggatatttaaatatatagaaaTGTTAATCTTTGTCAATGAGGTCATTCAAAACTGTTTTATCTACATTAGGCTAGGCTAGTTGATTTAACTCATTGCACCATTTATTGTTCCTACTAATGCCAATGCTGTTTAGAGAAGGTCTGTAAAGTAAGCTCTTAGGAATGAGATAAATGAGGTGCCTTTCACAAATTTCAAACATCTCCATGTGGCAAATATTTTTCTTCTAGGCCTATTTGGTTTTGCACACTAGTTAAAGGACTGCATAGGCAAGTTGTTATTGGGAGCCCTGCAGTAATGAGGGATAATCTGTTGATATGTAGGTCAGAATTCCAGCTCCCAGAGGAGCAAGCCCCCGCTGCTGGTGATTAACGATGAGGCAGAAATATTAATCAGCGATGATGAAACTGGCAATGAAGCTGTGGTTCGAAATGCTCAGATGGAAGAAGATGAAGCCTTTGCTCGATGCCTCCAGGTAAGTGGGACTTGCTCAAACTTGAGAGCACTGATAATGCACTGCAGTTTATTTATACATAGTGCCTGGTGTCACTGTGTTTAACCTTTAATTCACGCCATTAAAATATTGAATCCTCTTTTGATAAAGCAAAAAGTGAGACAttcaaaatgacaaattaataacAGGTAATATTTAGTGGGATCATTTTGTTAGCTCAGTGTACTTAAAGATTTGCATACAGTTTTGTATAGAATACCTGACTGGGTAAGGAAAGGTTAGTCCAAGATTTGTGCTTATCAGGGTCAGTGGATCCAGGCGATTATCCTAATTGGTTTATGCTGGTTTTGTACTGTTTAAAACTGATTTATTCCTTTTTTGCTTCACAAACACTGATATTCTCTGATAAGTTTGTAATTGGAATGTTTCATTTGAAAAGTTAACATCTTTAAACTGCTTCCACAAAGGAAAATGTCtttataaaattaattttctGTTCCTTTATGCTGTGTTGCATACCAATTCATACTAGGGGTGGACtagcctatcggcatggcaccTATATAAGGAACAAAATAGGCTATCAGCAGTTTGTTATTTTAGCTGAAATGTACACTGATATTCATGCTTCAATTTCTtgcagcacagaatttaatgtttggtttgGTGTGCTTTCTAGAACACTGAGGCAGTACTTTTCCTTGCAGTGCTGTGTAATGTGCGATCAACCTGCAGTAAATACATCGCAAAAGAGCAGTGTttgaaattttttttaaatatctgaagacaacaataggatagccgagttgtgtgcagcagaacagacttgatgctacattaaatccaacgatgaactgcGAGTAAAATAttattgtgatgttttttttatcgTCTTTTTTTAGGTTGAtggtttaagttattattatataatgtacttcaaaatgaccttttgtaatttgtttatcttgcttaatctgcattggttgcgggtgtattcGGCAGCATTTTGAAGCAGAACTTGATATTGTGCCGTCTtttaagtaacaaattcaagtttgactgaattttgtaatattttagaatttttttttttttttttggttaagtgaacaatttaagttgtgtTGCAGtttatgcttaaaataagaattcaACAGAAGTTGTTGTgtaggctacatttttttttctactgtaagTATAGGTACaagttataatacgcaatgtttgacagcaagtggctataaaagttaatgtcacattatatgtTTTTCTACAGaagtttttactagtacaaatgcaaaatgttgtttttgtgtgactcgtaaaacaaatgtataaattgctgtcaagcacaatataatactatgttattctttgtattcattttctgaagtaaatgcaacaagtaaacaatacctgttcatttttgtcataaatacaagtAAACGATATCTGTTTTTAACatctatatttataaaacagttttaaatgtagGTCCTATCTcatgttctagtagtttacaatagcttatcTGCCCATATCAGCTGATACCGATTGGATACCGATATTGGCTGTCGttatcggccaagaaaatctttatcagTGCACCTCTAATTCATACCAAATACCAATTGAGGGGGCTTGTATAACACATAGGCAAAACTGAAAACTGCAGCAGTGTACCTATCCTCTGTTGCATTGCTTGATAAGCACAAGGCTTTTTGTTTCTTGGTTTAACAGGCACAGTTTGACAGTGAAGAACAACAACCTGCAGTTGGGCAAGGTCCATCTATGAGGCATCGAGCAGtaagtacagtacatgtatatattttccaTGTTACGGGTTTAACTTGCATGTTCTCCTAACTACACATGCTACTGCCACTTATTTTGTTTAAGTTGTCTATAAAATTGTGGTTATTTATTACTGCTACATTTACTTTTCTCATTTCTTTTTAGCCCACGTTCGGGGCCAGTGATTCAACAGGGTTCTGCGGTATTCCAGGATGTTATGCATTTGCTTCCAGTCATGTAGGTTATTGTAGGAGATTTGGGTGTAGTGAAAACTCCATGACAGGGGGGATTCCCAATGATTTGGAACATTGTCTCATGGTTGTTCACCAAGCCACAGGATACAGTAAGTGCatagttttatttctttggttGGCATGTTCAGGGGTGTTTTCATGTATAAGtagagcttctgattttcggttttaacagataaaacccaataaaacacccccgatacaaacaaaattaaatcggtggattgccagtaaacaccggaaaaactggaagtggttaatcaattcatgttgactttcccattaaaaaaaaaaataaaacttactataaaaataataataaatacatttcccagtactgctgggcaatgtcccgctttcctgacttgcatctatcattgattcgttctcagtACTTTAAACCCgacccaactactgaatgacagaacattcctacatttctattggagactccacttgcgagatttaaaattagatacatattttgacagaaaaaaaaaacgctcaagcattttggaaagtaaccgtatatcaaaaatgaaagccccgtTTATAGATACCCTAAAATCGTGTTTTTCAGGTTTTtgctttttatgtactgtatgagatTTATTATTTTCCCAAATTCTTGGGTGTTTTTTCCtggcacaatatgtatagtaacttgacagtacttgtaccttctttccttttctgtcctccacaatgaaatccttatggtcacacaGGCATATTCTTCTAGGGGGTTTTGTGTCTAGACAccttttttaatttcaatttgtaattgttttaaatccTGCGAGCAAGAGCactcctaattgtaatctcgttttaaatctcgcaagtgtgtACAATCCTTCCTGTctgtggagtctccaatagaaatgtaggaatttgctgccactcagtagatGTGGTGggcttaaagtattcagaacgaatccatgctagatacaagtcaggaaggagggacattgcatAACTAAGTGCActgggaaaggggtcaagtcaacatgaattgagtaccatttccattgtttttccagtgtttattggatatacacctatttatttaatttaatttaattttttgtaCTGGGGGAGTTTTATCAGTGTTTatctgttaaaactgaaaatcggAAGCCCTACCCATAAGCAATACTTGCGGTTTTGAATTGGGTTTGGTGTTAATCTAAATTGTTTGTGAACCACTAACCAGGCAAATACTGTAAGAAAACCCAGCATACGTTTCTAAGTAAAATTTGTTATTCTTTGTATTGTTACATATTTAGTTGAAACAGAATGTTTGTGTTTAGACAGGCCTACCCGTTCTCGTGGAAATGGAAGATCCAGGCGCTCAAGGCAAAGGCAGCACATTCAAGATCTGCTTGATGAGAGTCAGGGGGACAATTATGAGGTAATAGTCTGTTTGCAAAAATAAATTAGTCTTTGGTGTGATTTCTAACATATTAAaccagtttgtttttgttgaatacttgttttttttttgttttagagaCTGAGGTTCTTGTTTTGTGGTCTTCTTTATGGTAGGCACTTCTAGCTTTTGAGGAGAGTCAGGGTACAGCCTTGGGGAAGAAGACTCTAAGCAAGGGAGAGATCAACCGCTTACCTACAAAACTGTTCAACCCTGTCTATGCTGCTGGAAAAACTGAGTAAGTAGACTTTACAGACACAGTCCTGGATTCTGGGGTAAATTTAGCATTAGTGTGTATAGtatgccttttttaaaatattttacttttctaaggcaaaaaatgtaaatattcattaatcctgggggggggggggggatgggggatatcaataaaaatgtaaacctGTCATGGTTTAGTAATgaatctgtatttaatttttgtgTTTAGCTGTCAGATCTGCTTCTGCAGCTACACGGAAGGAGAGCAGCTAAGGATGCTGCCTTGTCTTCATGATTACCACGTGCCATGCATTGATCGCTGGTTACAGGTAGGCTGTTTTATTCATAAATACATAGAATTATACTGGTAATTAAattgctttaacactagaaccgccaagaTTTCGAACTACATACAGCTGCCGCACCCGCAAagtgtgcggctccattttaaaatggcttcaatatgaaaattaaaaacaaacaatcggatacaacttaatatttttatttatgaattaagaaacaccatatttacacagaaaattaaactcttattttttttcaaaaagagcacatataatgtacataaacatgaaaaactgtaataaaataaactacgcaataaacttctgtgtaaacaggtgtagaaagctgtatgcacatatacaattataaaacataaataactagttataatagtagcataaaacaaaaatataacataacttatgcaatgtgaaagcgctttgagtgaaacagttcAAAGattctgttcagagttctattacagctttctaagtacaatctacccagaaaactgtaccagtgcatttgccacatactgccttttcacaacgggcgcagacatcaaaagttctgtttttattgcatttagcaacctggcattgtcttttattccgtgtgccggTGCAgcactggctgaaggttgaggggcatttaccAGCCGGCTTTCGTtactcttatcaaaatgtttcggttgtagctccagggctagcttcAAAATtaagtccctccgagtgattgtgttgtcggtgcactccttgtacaaaaccaaagcgttgatggctgctagatccaaaacattataaaaaacagccacagaccacctgcgagtaccacctttgacagaatacagtcgtgccatttgatccagtatatccactcTGTACTTTGTTGTGTTGTGAAATGCAGCAGTCTCTGGCTTTCATTTAGCATCTGTGCcaatggtcactgatctgtgcagagagcttagaatacaCACATTTTTTACAAAATTTTTTGCACCGTCACTCTCAGGGTGGTATAGtcattctgcctgagaaatgtagtgtaaataatatgatgtgtagaatgactttcatcagtgtttcaagcactcaacaggattataatacgttatttcacaattactttgattttattacaaagtccagactaaattgtcagctatattgtattgatttcaatatgcctcaTAAACTGTGGGTCTGGTGGttagaagcaagtgcttataacttattcatttttacgattctgcagctgaaccaccatatgggtatttaattTCTACATTAGTTCTGTttattacttgaattatttttccTAAAGTTTTTTGTTCAGCCGAAAGTTACCTGAATTGGCCCCTACGTTGTGATAAAAATAGTAATCATAACTTTCTATgtactaatgaaaaaaaaatgccatgGGGAAAATCTATCCTCTCTCAATTTAGTGTTACAATGAAACATgttacattacctttgctgtgtcccgtatTGACCCTATTTCagggttatatttaaaaaaacattgtcaactctttttttttaatcttttaatcaAATCAACTGGGAACATACATTTACTCGGGAGTAATCACCAGGTGAATTTATTATCTAAACATTGTAATGTGTCCAGATCATCCTCCCTCTTGCAGGAATGCTGTTTTTATGTTCCCACAATATACCAGCATTATTGCagaagggagcatgatctggatacactgagATGTTTCTAAGAAAAACttttattccccaagtaaaagttgaaaaaaaagcaattcccTACTGTATTTACCTATAACATGTGaataaaaataccaaaacaatcaggattatgttgaaaaatgtattgcaaCGATAATGACAAcctgggatacagcaaaggtaaagtaatactTTTAATGTTCATTTGTAAGAACTGATTTTGCCAGAACTGTCAAAGTTGCACCCAAAATTTCCAGGTCaatattggcttttttttttttttttgggaaaaTACAAGTCAATCCAAATAAATATTTACGTTGTACTTGCTTCTTTCCAGGAAAATGCAACTTGTCCCATCTGCAGAGTGGATGTTACAACAGATGTAATGTGAAAACCTCATTGGAAAAAGTATCAGGAGCCATTTTCTGCAACCTGGGCTGATTTGATACCTTAACTACTTTTAACCTCAGGATACTTTAACCAGCTAATGCCTCCATATCCGAACTGGATTGAGGAAGGTATTATATGACCattgaatgtttttgttttaattgtaacatTTAAATCAAAGATACAAAAGGAGCTTTAATGTCAGTTATCAGCTTTAAAGCTTCAAGTTGGTAAATCACTTTTGCCTAATTTATTCTGTAGTGTTAAATGTTTGGTCATTTTGGGGGctcttgttttatgtattttaac
The sequence above is a segment of the Acipenser ruthenus chromosome 7, fAciRut3.2 maternal haplotype, whole genome shotgun sequence genome. Coding sequences within it:
- the LOC117416092 gene encoding uncharacterized protein LOC117416092, whose product is MNSLLEESDGNASCSFLMSGGGSPDSLNTGYLFDSSGNSSFDDADYVIPETPSPVFSKISKRHKELKPSCNRNIISEGKRKNGLSKAIDIKEDESALPKTPSHQKPKRQRLCPVDALQLSSSKDSKEASCRRGSCGKAALYNGFMPASRLLDTGQSTSNHHWPNMFPGALGMPFSSETFPVAGEKISAASLLLKEGSGQPRCTRRKGESDVKSHQRGSKGKSRSKSRSKTVPASPTAQQGLSSPTLDPAADPFNGGSNSSAPTSAPCSVLEIANSEWIDMLERPANLSQGQNSSSQRSKPPLLVINDEAEILISDDETGNEAVVRNAQMEEDEAFARCLQAQFDSEEQQPAVGQGPSMRHRAPTFGASDSTGFCGIPGCYAFASSHVGYCRRFGCSENSMTGGIPNDLEHCLMVVHQATGYNRPTRSRGNGRSRRSRQRQHIQDLLDESQGDNYEALLAFEESQGTALGKKTLSKGEINRLPTKLFNPVYAAGKTDCQICFCSYTEGEQLRMLPCLHDYHVPCIDRWLQENATCPICRVDVTTDVM